One window of Flavobacterium ammonificans genomic DNA carries:
- a CDS encoding phosphatase PAP2 family protein, whose product MKNIIITLLGFVSFISISSCSNEFDDRSENYPMLNPSNNDDMAGNWKPILLSAPDEFSLEAPAATNSTAFIRELNEIKSYQANINKEQKGIIQYWSAGSVLRWNEIMRTLVAKYNLPPYQNADGTYPTPSATNPFANTPFPFSNPPYAARAYAYVSAAQYDALVATWHYKKLYNRAAPYVVDNAIKVHIPKNGMPSYPSEDGVLAGVTVELLKLLFPTEIAYINGKAEEEKLYRIISGANVRSDVEAGIALGRKIAAKYITRAAADGMGAAVGNQTIWSQLETQTIAKGEIPWLSLDLPARPPMLPLFGNVRSFLMSTADVIASRPVPPPSTKSIQFAQELAEVKKFSQNASRKEMDIVTFWADGVGTYTPPGHWNAIAADAFVTKNYSEVRWARNMALLNLSLMDAAISCWDAKYYYFNPRPTQIDPSIKTLTGIPNFPAYVSGHSTFSGAAATVLSHIIPEKATQFKAMAKDASNSRLFGAIHYRSDCEKGLLLGETVGKFAIARARVDGAE is encoded by the coding sequence ATGAAAAATATAATTATCACCCTTTTAGGATTTGTTTCATTTATCTCTATATCATCTTGTAGTAATGAATTTGATGATCGTTCAGAAAACTATCCAATGTTAAATCCTTCCAATAATGATGATATGGCTGGAAATTGGAAACCTATTTTACTTTCTGCTCCTGATGAATTCAGCTTGGAGGCTCCTGCAGCAACAAACAGCACTGCTTTTATTAGAGAATTAAACGAAATTAAGAGCTATCAAGCCAATATTAATAAGGAACAAAAAGGCATCATCCAATACTGGAGTGCCGGTAGTGTTTTACGTTGGAACGAAATTATGCGCACTTTGGTAGCCAAATATAATTTACCTCCTTACCAAAATGCAGATGGAACCTATCCTACGCCTTCGGCTACTAATCCGTTTGCCAATACTCCTTTTCCCTTTTCAAATCCACCTTATGCCGCTCGTGCTTATGCTTATGTTAGTGCTGCCCAGTATGATGCATTGGTCGCAACTTGGCATTACAAAAAGCTATACAACCGTGCAGCACCCTATGTTGTAGACAATGCAATAAAAGTGCACATCCCTAAAAACGGAATGCCTTCATATCCGTCAGAGGATGGAGTATTAGCTGGTGTAACTGTAGAATTATTAAAACTATTATTCCCAACTGAAATTGCTTATATCAATGGAAAAGCAGAAGAAGAAAAATTATACCGAATTATCAGCGGTGCCAATGTGCGAAGCGATGTAGAAGCCGGTATTGCTTTAGGTAGAAAAATTGCGGCAAAATACATCACAAGAGCAGCAGCTGACGGAATGGGTGCTGCTGTTGGAAATCAAACTATTTGGTCGCAACTCGAAACTCAAACAATAGCGAAAGGCGAAATTCCGTGGTTATCTTTAGATTTACCTGCTCGGCCTCCTATGTTGCCTTTGTTTGGAAATGTACGTTCGTTCTTGATGTCTACTGCTGACGTTATTGCTAGTCGTCCTGTCCCGCCACCATCAACTAAATCGATACAGTTTGCACAAGAACTAGCTGAAGTAAAAAAATTCAGTCAAAATGCTAGTCGCAAAGAAATGGATATTGTAACATTTTGGGCAGATGGTGTAGGAACTTATACGCCGCCGGGTCATTGGAACGCAATTGCAGCAGATGCCTTTGTAACAAAAAATTATAGTGAGGTACGTTGGGCTAGAAATATGGCCTTATTGAATCTTTCTCTTATGGATGCCGCAATTAGTTGTTGGGATGCTAAATATTATTATTTTAATCCTAGACCAACACAAATAGACCCGTCTATAAAAACATTAACAGGGATTCCAAACTTCCCAGCCTATGTATCTGGACACTCTACATTTAGTGGTGCAGCCGCTACTGTTTTGTCTCATATTATACCTGAAAAGGCTACCCAATTTAAGGCTATGGCAAAAGACGCGTCCAACTCACGGTTGTTTGGCGCAATCCATTACAGAAGTGATTGCGAAAAAGGATTGCTTTTGGGAGAAACGGTTGGGAAATTTGCAATAGCAAGAGCCCGTGTTGATGGAGCAGAATAA
- the bioD gene encoding dethiobiotin synthase, with product MKLFITGIGTDVGKTIASSIIVEALQADYWKPVQAGDLDNSDSHKIQSYISNSSTVIHENSYKLTTPASPHLAAKLDQITIDIQQIVEPKTANHLVIEGAGGVLVPLNNSDCIIDLIKDDYKVIVVSRHYLGSINHTLLTLEALRSRNIPVAGIVFSGDEYPSSEEIILSKSNAKLIGRIENEPYFDQNVIQYYADKFREPLQSL from the coding sequence ATGAAACTATTTATTACAGGAATTGGTACCGATGTGGGTAAAACTATTGCCTCATCAATTATTGTTGAAGCACTTCAAGCTGATTATTGGAAACCGGTTCAAGCGGGTGATTTAGATAACTCAGACAGTCATAAAATTCAATCTTATATTTCTAATTCTTCAACAGTTATACACGAAAATAGTTATAAATTAACTACGCCAGCTAGTCCACATTTAGCTGCTAAATTAGATCAAATCACGATTGACATTCAACAAATTGTTGAGCCAAAAACAGCTAATCATCTTGTTATCGAAGGTGCAGGTGGCGTTTTAGTTCCCCTGAATAACTCCGATTGTATCATCGATTTAATTAAAGATGATTACAAAGTGATTGTAGTTTCTAGACATTATTTGGGCAGTATTAATCATACATTATTAACTTTAGAAGCCTTGCGCTCCCGCAATATTCCTGTTGCGGGTATTGTATTTTCAGGTGATGAATACCCTTCTTCTGAAGAAATTATTTTAAGCAAGTCAAATGCTAAACTTATTGGAAGAATAGAAAACGAACCTTATTTTGATCAGAATGTAATTCAGTATTACGCGGATAAATTTAGAGAGCCATTGCAAAGTTTATAA
- the bioA gene encoding adenosylmethionine--8-amino-7-oxononanoate transaminase has protein sequence MSFSLRDKKHNWHPYTQHKTAPEFPAIVKGNGALLWDENGKEYIDAIASWWVNPYGHSNQVMADAIYKQLTTLEHVLFGGFTHNVAVELSEKLTQILPINQQKLFYSDNGSTAVEVAIKVALQYHYNKGVKKTKIIAFEDAFHGDTFGAMAASGISFFTEAFEGSLLEVVRIPIPVEGKENETKQLLEELLTTNEFAAFIFEPLVLGAAGMIMYSPQILDELIALCKSHNVFTIADEVMTGFGKTGKTFACDYLSLQPDMMCLSKALTGGTIPMAITTFTQEIFDGFYDDDTSKALFHGHTFTANPTGCAAALASISILQTEAIQKNIQEVNQSHLQFEQHIKKHPKVVATRVLGVIFALEIKSDVKESYYGTMRNTLYNHFIENGVILRPVGNVVYILPPYIISKEQLQKVYQVIENALEIV, from the coding sequence ATGAGTTTTTCATTAAGAGATAAAAAACACAATTGGCATCCCTATACCCAACACAAGACTGCACCCGAATTCCCTGCAATTGTTAAAGGGAATGGAGCTTTACTTTGGGATGAAAATGGGAAAGAATACATTGACGCAATTGCTTCTTGGTGGGTCAATCCGTATGGGCATTCAAACCAAGTTATGGCAGATGCTATTTACAAGCAATTGACAACTTTAGAGCATGTCTTGTTTGGCGGATTTACACATAATGTAGCGGTTGAACTCTCAGAAAAGCTCACTCAAATTTTACCAATAAACCAACAAAAATTATTTTATTCCGATAACGGTTCTACTGCAGTTGAAGTTGCTATTAAAGTGGCCTTGCAATACCATTACAATAAGGGAGTTAAAAAAACTAAAATCATTGCTTTTGAAGACGCCTTTCATGGAGATACTTTTGGTGCCATGGCTGCAAGTGGAATTTCTTTTTTCACAGAAGCTTTTGAAGGATCACTTTTAGAAGTTGTTCGAATTCCTATTCCAGTCGAAGGAAAAGAAAATGAAACCAAACAGCTGTTAGAGGAATTGCTGACAACCAATGAATTTGCGGCATTTATTTTTGAACCCTTGGTGCTTGGTGCGGCGGGAATGATTATGTATTCTCCACAAATTTTAGATGAGTTGATTGCGTTGTGCAAAAGCCATAATGTCTTTACCATAGCCGATGAAGTAATGACCGGTTTTGGTAAAACAGGAAAAACATTTGCCTGTGATTATTTATCGCTGCAACCTGATATGATGTGTTTGTCCAAAGCACTTACAGGAGGTACAATTCCTATGGCAATTACGACCTTTACTCAGGAAATTTTTGATGGATTTTATGACGATGATACTTCAAAAGCCTTATTTCACGGACATACTTTTACTGCAAATCCAACAGGTTGTGCTGCAGCTTTAGCCAGTATTTCTATTTTACAAACAGAGGCAATTCAAAAAAATATTCAAGAGGTAAATCAATCTCATTTGCAATTTGAACAACATATAAAAAAGCATCCAAAAGTAGTTGCCACTCGAGTCTTAGGAGTAATTTTTGCATTAGAAATAAAGTCAGATGTGAAAGAGAGCTATTATGGGACTATGCGCAATACATTGTATAATCATTTCATTGAAAATGGAGTAATATTACGTCCAGTTGGGAATGTTGTTTACATTTTACCTCCTTACATTATCTCTAAAGAGCAATTACAAAAAGTATATCAAGTCATCGAAAATGCTCTTGAAATAGTTTAA
- a CDS encoding regulatory protein RecX, producing the protein MNEVNSVKEAIHKIEHFCAYQERCHDEVMQKLRAMKMDANEIDEIVAHLIKENYLNESRFACSFARGKHRIKFWGKVRIINELKFRNISTFNINLALKEITPEEYDTNFNALAERNWHSIKESNGLKKRKKCCDFLLRKGYESNLVYEKVKELEARKN; encoded by the coding sequence ATGAACGAAGTCAATTCCGTTAAAGAAGCGATTCATAAAATAGAACATTTTTGTGCCTATCAGGAGCGTTGCCACGATGAAGTGATGCAAAAACTCCGCGCTATGAAAATGGATGCGAATGAAATTGACGAAATAGTAGCTCATTTAATTAAAGAAAACTACCTCAACGAAAGTCGGTTTGCTTGTAGCTTTGCCAGAGGAAAACACCGCATTAAATTTTGGGGCAAAGTGCGCATCATCAACGAACTGAAATTTAGAAATATCTCTACTTTCAACATCAATTTGGCACTCAAAGAAATTACACCCGAAGAATACGATACTAATTTCAATGCACTAGCCGAACGAAATTGGCATTCCATAAAAGAATCCAACGGGCTCAAAAAACGTAAAAAATGTTGTGATTTTTTATTGCGTAAAGGTTACGAAAGTAATTTAGTGTACGAAAAAGTGAAGGAATTAGAAGCTAGAAAAAATTAG
- a CDS encoding beta-ketoacyl synthase N-terminal-like domain-containing protein, with translation MSQTISITAIASVSPLGNDSETIWKNYQNPEPSFHIQLLDQKNTWVGALDEESKAEVSALRQSDTKYNSLDNSVLFAMLASRKAIAKAGWSKQDVFGINIGSSRGATDLFENHFKEYIATGSAPTLTSPTTTLGNISSWVAHDLQSSGPEISHSITCSTALHAVLNGVAWLRSGMADKFLVGGSEAPLTDFTIAQMRALKIYSRSQDEYPNRALDFEKKQNTLILGEGAGVCCLEIGKKENALAYIEGIGYATEILEHNISISAEADCFQKSMRMALANTDLSEVGAIVMHAPGTIKGDLTEYKAIEKVFGSKLPLLTSNKWKIGHTFGASGILSMELAILMLQHNQFVGVPFAKKQEQTQSNKKVLVNAVGFGGNAVSILLSL, from the coding sequence TTGTCACAAACCATCTCCATAACGGCCATTGCTTCTGTTTCTCCTTTGGGAAATGATTCCGAAACTATTTGGAAGAATTACCAAAACCCTGAACCTAGTTTTCATATTCAATTATTAGATCAAAAGAATACTTGGGTAGGGGCATTAGATGAGGAATCAAAAGCAGAAGTTTCCGCTTTAAGACAATCCGATACTAAATACAATTCACTAGATAATTCTGTTTTATTTGCAATGCTGGCTTCTCGTAAAGCCATTGCCAAAGCAGGGTGGTCAAAGCAGGATGTTTTCGGAATAAATATTGGATCGTCTCGTGGCGCAACGGATCTGTTTGAAAACCATTTTAAAGAATATATTGCTACAGGTAGTGCGCCAACCTTAACGTCTCCTACTACAACCTTAGGTAATATTTCCTCTTGGGTAGCACACGATTTACAAAGTTCGGGACCAGAAATTTCTCATTCAATCACCTGTTCGACCGCTTTACACGCAGTGTTGAATGGCGTTGCTTGGTTACGATCTGGAATGGCAGACAAGTTTTTAGTTGGGGGTAGCGAAGCTCCTTTGACTGATTTCACTATTGCTCAAATGCGCGCCTTAAAAATTTACTCTCGAAGTCAAGATGAATATCCTAATCGCGCATTGGATTTTGAAAAAAAACAAAACACATTAATTTTAGGTGAAGGTGCTGGCGTTTGTTGTTTGGAAATTGGAAAAAAAGAAAACGCTTTAGCTTATATTGAAGGTATCGGCTATGCTACAGAAATTTTAGAACACAATATTTCCATTTCGGCTGAAGCAGACTGTTTCCAAAAATCAATGAGAATGGCATTAGCAAATACGGATTTGTCCGAAGTAGGCGCCATAGTAATGCACGCTCCTGGAACTATCAAAGGCGATTTGACAGAATACAAAGCCATTGAAAAAGTATTTGGCAGCAAACTTCCTTTATTGACTTCCAACAAATGGAAAATAGGACATACTTTTGGTGCTTCTGGGATTTTGAGTATGGAGTTGGCTATTTTAATGCTGCAACACAATCAATTCGTGGGCGTTCCTTTTGCGAAAAAGCAAGAACAGACGCAATCCAATAAAAAGGTTTTGGTGAATGCAGTTGGTTTTGGCGGCAATGCAGTGAGTATTTTATTGTCCTTGTAG
- a CDS encoding aminotransferase class I/II-fold pyridoxal phosphate-dependent enzyme — translation MKKLPEILFNKLNVRLQNNALRKLPQETDLVDFSSNDYLGFSNSKLIFDTTHQYLLEHNQIQNGATGSRLLSGNHSIYKTVEDYITQFHQAQSALIFNSGYDANVGFFSAVPQKGDLILYDELCHASIRDGIQLSNAKAYKFQHNDLEDLERLLVRNSEKTIYIVTESVFSMDGDTPNLEELVQLAEKHDAYMVVDEAHALGVLGDKGEGLVQSLHLQDIVFARIMTFGKGLGCHGAAILGSQELKSYLVNFARSFIYTTGLSPHSVATILMAYQQLEKATDSQQQLKNNIAHFNQEKNRLSLKPLFVFSKSAIQSAIIPGNERVKSIAHQLQSKGFDVKPILSPTVPEGQERLRFCLHSYNSENEITQLVQLLSNCII, via the coding sequence ATGAAAAAGCTGCCAGAAATACTTTTTAATAAATTAAATGTTCGTTTGCAAAACAACGCATTACGTAAGTTGCCACAAGAAACTGACTTGGTTGATTTTTCATCGAACGATTATTTGGGTTTTTCTAATTCTAAATTAATTTTTGATACTACACATCAGTATTTGTTAGAACATAATCAAATACAAAATGGCGCTACAGGATCTCGTTTGCTTTCTGGCAACCATTCTATTTACAAAACTGTGGAGGATTATATCACTCAATTTCATCAAGCACAATCAGCTTTGATTTTCAATTCTGGTTATGATGCGAATGTTGGTTTTTTCAGTGCTGTTCCTCAAAAAGGAGATTTGATTTTGTATGATGAATTATGTCATGCTTCTATTCGGGACGGGATTCAGCTATCCAATGCGAAAGCCTATAAGTTCCAACATAATGATTTAGAGGATTTAGAACGATTATTAGTTCGGAATTCAGAAAAGACAATTTATATCGTTACTGAATCCGTTTTTTCAATGGATGGTGATACGCCTAATTTGGAAGAATTAGTTCAGTTGGCTGAAAAACACGATGCTTATATGGTAGTTGACGAAGCACATGCTTTAGGTGTTTTAGGTGACAAAGGGGAAGGTCTTGTTCAAAGTTTACATCTACAAGATATAGTTTTTGCGCGAATCATGACTTTTGGTAAAGGATTGGGCTGTCATGGTGCGGCAATTTTGGGAAGCCAAGAATTAAAAAGTTATTTAGTCAATTTTGCTCGAAGTTTTATTTATACGACAGGTTTATCGCCTCATTCGGTGGCTACTATTTTGATGGCTTATCAGCAGTTGGAAAAAGCAACAGATAGTCAACAACAATTAAAAAATAACATTGCTCATTTCAATCAGGAAAAGAATCGATTGAGCTTAAAGCCTTTGTTTGTATTTAGTAAATCAGCCATCCAGTCAGCTATTATTCCTGGGAATGAAAGAGTCAAAAGCATAGCCCATCAATTACAAAGCAAAGGATTTGATGTTAAGCCTATTTTGTCTCCAACGGTTCCTGAAGGCCAAGAGCGCTTGCGTTTTTGTTTACACAGTTACAATTCAGAAAATGAAATTACTCAATTAGTACAATTATTATCTAATTGTATAATTTAA